The following coding sequences lie in one Streptomyces venezuelae genomic window:
- a CDS encoding protein-tyrosine phosphatase family protein, whose translation MTTSGTSGETRTWESGAPGVLRLPSGRLVRGRGLRHPLPAGDVPGFGVYLLGKRPPEMDWESRWLAWPDFRLPGDRELAREVLREVWERSAGERVEVACGGGRGRTGTALACVAVLDGVPAAQAVSYVREHYDRHAVETPWQRRYVRRFTR comes from the coding sequence ATGACCACGAGCGGCACGAGCGGTGAGACACGTACATGGGAGAGCGGCGCTCCTGGCGTTCTGCGGCTGCCCTCCGGGCGGCTCGTCCGGGGGCGGGGGCTCCGGCATCCGCTGCCCGCCGGGGACGTGCCCGGGTTCGGTGTGTATCTGCTCGGGAAGCGGCCGCCCGAAATGGACTGGGAGTCGCGGTGGTTGGCCTGGCCCGACTTCCGGTTGCCCGGCGACCGGGAGCTCGCGCGGGAAGTGCTGCGCGAGGTGTGGGAACGGTCGGCGGGTGAGCGGGTCGAGGTGGCGTGCGGGGGTGGGCGCGGGCGGACCGGGACGGCCCTCGCCTGCGTCGCCGTCCTCGACGGGGTCCCGGCGGCGCAGGCCGTCTCCTACGTACGGGAGCACTACGACCGGCACGCGGTCGAGACCCCCTGGCAGCGGCGGTACGTCCGGAGGTTCACCCGCTAG
- a CDS encoding LysR family transcriptional regulator codes for MGTSMERDELECFLLLAEELHFGRTAERMRLSRARVSQLVQRLERRVGAPLFIRSSRVVRLTALGRQLRADLEPHHRAIETALERAVATARGIDSVLHVGFANPLTGEIVMKTTEALRVSHPGISVEVCEVPLGDPYGPLRKGEFDVQLTEFPVREDDLGGGAVLLSEDRVLALPATHPLAARSSVTLEDLAEVPLLTIEGPVPAYRLDHHAPSRTPSGRPVTHGPAVTNLQEALTLVAAGRGAFPAPAHTSTYFARPGITYVPFADAEPTGYGLVWRLGHETGAVTAFARTARDVTARQVPA; via the coding sequence ATGGGTACGTCGATGGAGCGTGACGAACTGGAGTGCTTTCTCCTGCTCGCGGAGGAGCTGCACTTCGGCCGCACGGCGGAGCGCATGCGGCTGTCCCGGGCCAGGGTGAGCCAGCTCGTACAACGCCTCGAACGCCGCGTAGGAGCACCACTGTTCATCCGCAGCAGCCGCGTGGTCCGCCTCACCGCGCTGGGCCGCCAGCTCCGTGCCGACCTCGAACCGCACCACCGCGCCATCGAGACCGCCCTGGAACGCGCCGTGGCCACGGCACGCGGCATCGACTCCGTGCTGCACGTGGGCTTCGCCAACCCCCTCACCGGTGAGATCGTCATGAAGACGACGGAAGCCCTGCGGGTCAGCCACCCCGGGATCTCCGTGGAGGTGTGCGAGGTGCCGCTCGGCGATCCGTACGGGCCGCTGCGCAAGGGCGAGTTCGATGTGCAGCTCACCGAGTTCCCGGTACGGGAGGACGACCTGGGCGGCGGCGCGGTACTGCTCTCGGAGGACAGGGTCCTCGCCCTCCCGGCGACGCACCCCCTGGCGGCCAGGTCCTCCGTGACCCTGGAGGACCTGGCGGAGGTCCCCCTCCTCACCATCGAGGGCCCGGTCCCGGCCTACCGGCTGGACCACCACGCCCCCTCCCGCACCCCGAGCGGCCGCCCTGTCACCCACGGCCCCGCCGTGACGAACCTGCAGGAGGCACTCACGCTGGTGGCGGCGGGCCGAGGCGCGTTCCCGGCGCCGGCCCACACGTCCACGTACTTCGCCCGCCCCGGCATCACCTACGTCCCCTTCGCCGACGCGGAGCCGACGGGCTACGGCCTGGTGTGGCGGCTCGGCCACGAGACCGGGGCGGTGACGGCGTTCGCACGGACGGCACGGGACGTCACGGCACGGCAAGTACCCGCGTGA
- a CDS encoding MFS transporter, whose product MSQNLASRPPQSPPSPGTSFSGREWGILLVLCGAIFLEGIDVAMLNIALPSIRADLGLSTGALQWVMSAYVLGYGGFMLLGGRAADLFGRRQMFVLWLSVFLLFSGLGGLATEGWMLIAARFVTGVAAAFMTPAGLSVITTGFAEGPRRNKALLFYSGTAAGGFSVGLVVGGLLTSVGWRWVFFAPVVLSAVILFAALAVVPKSPRPERTERRVDAAGGVTITVAIVLLVLGVERATHTGFAWTVLTVGAGLVLLAVFVAVERRAAAPLLRLGLLRCGPLVRANLSGLLFAAGFFGFQFVVVLYLQELRDWSTLETSFAMLVLGVDAVLSPVLTPRLVSRFGNQRVIFGGLLLAASAYALFLPLGADWTYAMMIPSLIAVGVAFSLAYGPLTIVATEGVAEEEQGVAGALLYTSFQFGAALGLSAVTAVNVAATQSSSASDLLDGYRAALWVPVVAVLLAALISAFGLRTTKGSVPAAAVA is encoded by the coding sequence ATGAGTCAGAACCTTGCGTCCCGCCCTCCCCAATCCCCCCCATCCCCCGGCACCTCCTTCAGCGGCCGCGAGTGGGGCATCCTCCTCGTCCTCTGCGGCGCGATCTTCCTGGAGGGCATCGACGTCGCGATGCTCAACATCGCCCTCCCGTCCATCCGCGCCGACCTCGGCCTGTCCACCGGCGCGCTGCAGTGGGTCATGAGCGCGTACGTCCTCGGGTACGGCGGGTTCATGCTGCTCGGCGGGCGGGCGGCCGACCTGTTCGGGCGCCGCCAGATGTTCGTCCTCTGGCTCTCCGTCTTCCTGCTCTTCTCCGGGCTCGGCGGCCTGGCGACCGAGGGGTGGATGCTGATCGCCGCCCGCTTCGTCACGGGCGTCGCCGCGGCGTTCATGACCCCGGCCGGGCTCTCCGTCATCACCACCGGCTTCGCGGAGGGCCCGCGGCGGAACAAGGCGCTGCTCTTCTACTCCGGCACCGCGGCCGGCGGCTTCTCGGTCGGCCTGGTCGTCGGCGGGCTGCTCACCTCGGTGGGCTGGCGCTGGGTGTTCTTCGCGCCCGTCGTCCTCTCCGCCGTGATCCTGTTCGCCGCCCTCGCCGTCGTGCCGAAGTCGCCGCGGCCGGAGAGGACGGAGCGGCGGGTCGACGCGGCGGGCGGGGTCACGATCACCGTCGCCATCGTGCTGCTCGTCCTCGGCGTGGAGCGCGCCACGCACACCGGGTTCGCGTGGACCGTACTCACCGTCGGAGCGGGGCTCGTCCTGCTGGCCGTGTTCGTCGCGGTCGAGCGTCGTGCCGCGGCGCCGCTGCTGCGGCTCGGGCTCCTGCGGTGCGGTCCGCTGGTCCGCGCCAACCTCTCGGGGCTTCTCTTCGCCGCGGGCTTCTTCGGCTTCCAGTTCGTGGTGGTGCTGTATCTGCAGGAACTGCGGGACTGGTCGACGCTGGAGACCAGTTTCGCGATGCTCGTCCTCGGCGTCGACGCCGTCCTCTCCCCCGTCCTGACCCCCCGGCTGGTGAGCCGCTTCGGCAACCAGCGGGTGATCTTCGGCGGACTGCTGCTCGCCGCGTCGGCGTACGCGCTGTTCCTGCCGCTCGGCGCCGACTGGACGTACGCGATGATGATCCCGAGCCTGATCGCCGTCGGCGTCGCCTTCTCCCTCGCGTACGGTCCGCTGACCATCGTGGCGACCGAAGGCGTGGCCGAGGAGGAGCAGGGCGTCGCGGGCGCGCTGCTCTACACGTCGTTCCAGTTCGGCGCCGCGCTGGGCCTCTCGGCGGTCACGGCGGTCAACGTCGCGGCGACCCAGTCCAGTTCGGCCTCGGACCTCCTGGACGGCTACCGGGCCGCCCTCTGGGTCCCCGTGGTCGCCGTCCTGCTCGCCGCGCTGATCAGCGCCTTCGGGCTGCGCACGACGAAAGGGAGCGTGCCGGCCGCGGCGGTCGCCTAG
- a CDS encoding M20 family metallopeptidase — MSSVSEEVSDGVPGAESALAAPLPGALPEALRAELVAFRRDLHMHPELGHQEFRTTAALKARLEEAGLEPRVLATGTGLICDIGVPPAADRAGDRAGAGRSTVPRPMLALRADIDALPIPDTKLGVPYRSTVPDRAHACGHDVHTTVVLGAGLVLAELAKKGQLPFPVRLIFQPAEEVLPGGATDAIESGALEGVGRIIAVHCDPRVDAGRIGLRHGPITSACDRLEVSLDGPGGHTARPHLTTDLVIAAAKVATEVPALVSRRADARSGLVVTWGRIETGHAPNVIPQHAELSGTVRCLDLRAWRDAPDLVHGAVQEVADLYRAKSEINYIRGVPPVVNDATISDLLRDAMIERRGLHSVEDTEQSLGGEDFSWYLEHVPGAMARLGVRHPGERAARDLHQGDFDVDETAITAGVELFTAAALLDAMR, encoded by the coding sequence ATGTCCAGTGTGTCCGAAGAGGTGTCCGACGGCGTGCCCGGAGCGGAGTCCGCACTCGCGGCACCGCTCCCCGGCGCGCTGCCCGAAGCGCTCCGTGCCGAACTGGTCGCCTTCCGTCGCGACCTGCACATGCACCCCGAGCTCGGCCACCAGGAGTTCCGTACGACCGCGGCCCTCAAGGCCCGCCTGGAAGAGGCGGGCCTCGAGCCCCGTGTCCTCGCCACCGGCACGGGGCTCATCTGTGACATCGGGGTGCCCCCGGCCGCGGACAGGGCCGGGGACAGGGCCGGGGCCGGGCGGTCCACCGTCCCCCGCCCCATGCTCGCCCTCCGCGCCGACATCGACGCGCTGCCCATCCCGGACACCAAGCTCGGCGTCCCGTACCGCTCGACCGTCCCCGACCGCGCCCACGCCTGCGGCCACGACGTGCACACCACCGTCGTCCTCGGCGCCGGACTCGTCCTCGCCGAGCTGGCCAAGAAGGGGCAACTGCCCTTTCCCGTGCGGTTGATCTTCCAGCCCGCCGAGGAGGTCCTGCCCGGCGGCGCCACCGACGCCATCGAGTCCGGCGCCCTCGAAGGCGTCGGCAGGATCATCGCCGTGCACTGCGACCCGCGCGTCGACGCGGGCCGCATCGGCCTGCGGCACGGACCCATCACCTCCGCCTGCGACCGCCTTGAAGTCTCGCTCGACGGGCCTGGCGGGCACACCGCCCGGCCGCACCTGACCACGGACCTCGTCATCGCCGCCGCCAAGGTCGCCACCGAGGTCCCCGCCCTGGTCTCCCGCAGGGCCGACGCCCGCTCCGGGCTCGTCGTGACCTGGGGCCGCATCGAGACCGGGCACGCCCCGAACGTCATCCCGCAGCACGCCGAGCTCTCCGGCACGGTGCGCTGCCTCGACCTCAGGGCCTGGCGGGACGCGCCCGACCTCGTGCACGGCGCCGTCCAGGAGGTCGCCGACCTCTACCGCGCGAAGTCCGAGATCAACTACATCCGGGGCGTCCCGCCCGTCGTCAACGACGCCACCATCAGCGACCTGCTGCGCGACGCGATGATCGAGCGGCGCGGACTGCACTCCGTCGAGGACACCGAGCAGAGCCTCGGCGGCGAGGACTTCTCCTGGTACCTGGAGCACGTGCCCGGCGCCATGGCCCGGCTCGGCGTGCGCCACCCGGGGGAGCGCGCCGCCCGCGACCTCCACCAGGGCGACTTCGACGTCGACGAGACGGCGATCACCGCGGGGGTGGAACTCTTCACCGCCGCCGCTTTGTTGGACGCGATGCGGTAG
- a CDS encoding GNAT family N-acetyltransferase yields MAAPHRRRGIGATLVTHAARAARDAHCEWLHVDFDDEHRDFYLEACGFRETGAGLIAL; encoded by the coding sequence GTGGCGGCCCCACACCGGAGACGGGGCATCGGCGCCACCCTCGTCACCCACGCCGCGCGGGCCGCCCGGGACGCCCACTGCGAGTGGCTGCACGTCGACTTCGACGACGAACACCGAGACTTCTACCTGGAGGCGTGCGGGTTCCGGGAGACGGGGGCGGGGCTCATCGCGCTGTGA
- a CDS encoding cysteine hydrolase family protein, producing the protein MTKSALLVMDVQRDVVELADDGSGYLPRLRTAIDAARTSAVPVIYVVMALRPDVPDAAHPTRIIRTVEEAGLFTEGTRGSEIHPAVAPLPGETVVTKRRAGAFSGNDMDLVLRTHDVNRLILTGIATSGVVLHTACHANDTDIPFTVLSDACLDLDPEVHRTLTERLFPQWAEVTTTASWAQSITR; encoded by the coding sequence ATGACGAAGAGCGCACTCCTGGTGATGGACGTCCAACGGGACGTCGTGGAGCTCGCGGACGACGGCTCCGGCTACCTGCCGCGGCTGCGCACGGCGATCGACGCGGCACGGACTTCCGCTGTACCGGTGATCTACGTGGTGATGGCCCTGCGCCCGGACGTACCGGATGCGGCCCACCCCACGCGCATCATCCGCACCGTCGAGGAGGCGGGCCTGTTCACGGAGGGCACCCGAGGCAGCGAGATCCATCCCGCCGTGGCACCGCTGCCGGGCGAGACGGTGGTGACCAAACGCCGGGCCGGCGCGTTCTCGGGCAACGACATGGACCTGGTCCTGAGAACCCACGACGTGAACCGTCTGATCCTCACGGGCATCGCCACGAGCGGAGTCGTCCTCCACACGGCATGCCACGCGAACGACACGGACATCCCCTTCACCGTCCTGTCGGACGCGTGCCTGGACCTGGACCCGGAGGTCCACCGAACCCTCACCGAAAGACTGTTCCCCCAATGGGCGGAGGTCACGACGACCGCGTCCTGGGCGCAGTCCATCACCCGATGA
- a CDS encoding N-acetylneuraminate synthase family protein: protein MSNITSIGANSRLRRFGSKTAGPGQPVYITGEIGINHNGDLENAFALIDVAADAGCDAVKFQKRTPEICTPRDQWDIERDTPWGRMTYIDYRHRVEFGESEYQAISEHCAKRGIDWFASPWDTEAVAFLEKFDLPAHKVASASLTDDELLRALRATGRTIILSTGMSTPKQIRHAVEVLGSDNILMCHATSTYPAQAEELNLRVINTLQAEYPNVPIGYSGHETGLQTTLAAVALGATFVERHITLDRAMWGSDQAASVEPQGLTRLVRDIRTIEASLGDGVKKVYESELGPMKKLRRVAGVVAEAETAADTEPVAV from the coding sequence ATGAGCAACATCACCTCCATCGGCGCCAACTCCCGCCTCCGCCGCTTCGGTTCGAAGACGGCCGGCCCCGGTCAGCCCGTCTACATCACCGGCGAGATCGGCATCAACCACAACGGCGACCTGGAGAACGCGTTCGCGCTCATCGACGTGGCCGCCGACGCGGGCTGCGACGCCGTGAAGTTCCAGAAGCGCACCCCGGAGATCTGCACGCCGCGCGACCAGTGGGACATCGAGCGCGACACCCCCTGGGGCCGCATGACGTACATCGACTACCGCCACCGCGTGGAGTTCGGCGAGTCCGAGTACCAGGCCATCAGCGAGCACTGCGCCAAGCGCGGCATCGACTGGTTCGCGTCCCCGTGGGACACCGAGGCCGTCGCCTTCCTGGAGAAGTTCGACCTGCCCGCCCACAAGGTCGCCTCCGCCTCGCTCACCGACGACGAGCTGCTCCGCGCCCTGCGCGCCACGGGCCGCACGATCATCCTCTCGACCGGCATGTCGACGCCGAAGCAGATCCGCCACGCGGTCGAGGTCCTGGGCAGCGACAACATCCTGATGTGTCACGCCACGTCGACGTACCCGGCGCAGGCGGAGGAGCTCAACCTCCGCGTCATCAACACCCTCCAGGCCGAGTACCCGAACGTCCCGATCGGCTACTCCGGCCACGAGACGGGCCTGCAGACGACGCTCGCCGCCGTCGCCCTCGGCGCCACCTTCGTCGAGCGCCACATCACCCTCGACCGCGCCATGTGGGGCTCCGACCAGGCCGCCTCCGTCGAGCCGCAGGGCCTGACCCGCCTCGTCCGCGACATCCGCACCATCGAGGCGTCCCTCGGTGACGGCGTCAAGAAGGTCTACGAGTCCGAGCTCGGCCCGATGAAGAAGCTGCGCCGCGTCGCGGGCGTCGTGGCCGAGGCCGAGACCGCCGCGGACACCGAGCCGGTCGCGGTCTGA